A window of the Erpetoichthys calabaricus chromosome 10, fErpCal1.3, whole genome shotgun sequence genome harbors these coding sequences:
- the LOC114658752 gene encoding uncharacterized protein LOC114658752 translates to MWYFVKILLSSKPGKVKVVQTQFLEPKLKDIISKVYPGQNMVSVTHTVCLHGTTYSKGVWRIQTNNGNRPYKTFQFALETYANGLIHMFRTKGGDEIGTLLERLDQQVTKSKELDTQGVKIMMIEMVRDEEDSGTLDSMAVVIEDTVVVEGLPDYPTAFCVLFGLIYALNMEYPKEWKYTFETIQKVFLNLGEQCSARTLSLKNKLLQVLKL, encoded by the exons CCTGGCAAAGTAAAGGTGGTCCAAACCCAGTTCCTTGAACCAAAGCTTAAGGATATTATCAGTAAAGTGTATCCAGGCCAAAACATGGTGTctgtcacacatactgtatgtttgcatgGAACTACTTACTCAAAAG GTGTATGGAGAATTCAAACGAATAACGGGAATCGACCTTATAAAACCTTCCAGTTTGCTTTGGAAACGTATGCAAATGGGCTTATTCACATGTTCAGAACAAAAGGAGGTGATGAAATCGGGACCCTTTTGGAAAGACTTGATCAGCAG GTAACTAAGTCAAAGGAATTGGACACTCAAGGTGTGAAAATCATGATGATTGAAATGGTCAGAGATGAAGAAGATTCCGGGACACTAGACAGCATGGCAGTTGTGATTGAGGACACTGTTGTGGTTGAAGGACTGCCGGATTATCCCACTGCTTTTTGTGTACTGTTTGGGTTGATTTATGCCTTAAATATGGAGTATCCTAAAGAATGGAAGTACACATTTGAGACCATTCAGAAGGTCTTTCTTAATCTTGGAGAACAATGTTCGGCTCGTACCCTGTCCTTAAAAAATAAGTTGTTGCAAGTTCTAAAGCTTTAG